One genomic window of Actinoplanes lobatus includes the following:
- a CDS encoding AAA family ATPase translates to MTEPEPTGGPAAERARAGVRAWVRDAGRRTRARLRAASPYAILAFLTASTVAPVAGAHLGATGAYAAALDQIGGLGSNFLAEAMAGAAKRLRDTEPEAGGWSQEQWRDAIAADLLPLLAAADERGTALHEEVSRVLRAVDAVGAAIAEAAVTDDELRHLLEAAFRELGLGVGELGWMIAEVRQSVDGLRQEFANQTVVLTRQLDEVRRRLVAVTREQLPDGDDVPADVPGGAVPPYPGLVSFQPEDAPRFRGREQTVAQLLSRLAEQAVGGRPLVVTGVSGVGKSSLLRAGLLPALGGGALGAEAAAWRWVLTNPGVRPLDDLVARLHRLTVPDDGREPETASDAAGELLRQVRAEPARLGELAAKAAAAGHRPVIVVDQFEELFTQCPDPVERLAYATALTSAAPALVVIAVRSDFYPACAALPPLAKVLAAGHLVLGPLDSDAVRRAVVEPAEHAGLTVEPGLPDLLLHDLGAEGRDGYEPGALPLLAHALRATWDRREGIRLTVAAYRATGGIRHAIAETAERIYLDLPPDERDRLRDALLALVTVTGDGAAVRRRGERAASDSRVLRRLVRARLVTVGADTVEISHEALLTSWPRLAGWVDEAREDLLLRRSVTEAARDWERSGRDPDLLPRGSRLLAARERVPAGDGVPPVVGEYLAAGGAAADREQAEQRKVTRRLRRLAAGLAAALLLAVGGGLVVLDQREEAEASGRESRSRQYALEALRALEQDETQAVGRALDAWREAPTTEARSALLSTQMVRFRGRLGSGPGGSVVAVSPDGSRIAVGDTRGTAQLWDTATLSPVGEPLGFPKAVAVAGLAFSPDGRFLAGGSFQWDGLRIWEAATGRLAHELDGWGPVAWLPGTGTVLASRREVVDGQFSLGRWDAESGTATGTLPAGPVTGNDLAVSPDGRYLAETDVDRKTEIRRVSDGRLMTTLTGGLAYVAFAPDGTLVTTSEQGDVIQWAVPSGKRLRDLTAEAGMTPGPGRVTVTPDGTVISTGLRRTASLYSLTGDGTGELDTGIGAFGGAATSANGQIAVVTGRDAPTVVFRRQSSWLNTDGGVLDLAFSPDGARLAAGSDTGEVRVWDTATRELITEFETGGEPRGVVYGAGGVLAVATTTGTSWGLELWDDTGKRERIVPLSREPKDAAVTADGNLLAVAVGASLADPVDAKFGAVHLYDLGQRRDRGVVDLGDQTAYAIAFSADGTVLHTAGLAVDIGFDDQQRTWSVLRSWRVDGLREIGGQFLGDYQPLDLAIAPDGNSMVVTGTSRVLDVRSGDGSRSLWTSKPQLDQIERIVFAPDGRTLAVNGANGDVQLWDTRDWSVVRLQGHGAAGVVGLAYTPDGRVLASGGADTLVGVWPLEPAVAVRNLCMIDGPLRRAEGAEVSPLCA, encoded by the coding sequence GTGACCGAGCCCGAACCCACCGGGGGACCCGCGGCCGAACGCGCCCGCGCCGGGGTGCGCGCCTGGGTCCGGGACGCCGGCCGTCGCACCCGGGCCCGGCTGCGCGCCGCCAGCCCGTACGCGATCCTCGCCTTTCTGACCGCCTCGACGGTGGCTCCGGTGGCCGGGGCGCACCTGGGCGCCACCGGGGCGTACGCCGCCGCGCTCGACCAGATCGGCGGGCTGGGCAGCAACTTCCTGGCCGAGGCGATGGCCGGCGCCGCGAAGCGCCTGCGCGACACCGAGCCGGAGGCCGGCGGCTGGAGCCAGGAGCAGTGGCGGGACGCGATCGCGGCCGACCTGCTCCCGCTGCTCGCCGCCGCTGACGAGCGCGGCACGGCGCTGCACGAGGAGGTCTCCCGGGTGCTGCGCGCGGTGGACGCGGTCGGCGCGGCGATCGCCGAGGCCGCGGTCACCGACGACGAGCTGCGGCACCTGCTGGAGGCCGCGTTCCGGGAGCTCGGGCTCGGCGTCGGCGAGCTGGGCTGGATGATCGCCGAGGTGCGGCAGAGCGTCGACGGTCTGCGGCAGGAGTTCGCGAACCAGACCGTCGTGCTCACCCGGCAGCTCGACGAGGTGCGCCGCCGGCTGGTCGCGGTCACCCGGGAACAGCTGCCCGACGGCGACGACGTGCCGGCCGACGTGCCGGGGGGCGCGGTCCCGCCGTACCCCGGGCTGGTCAGTTTCCAGCCGGAGGACGCGCCCCGTTTCCGCGGCCGGGAGCAGACCGTCGCGCAGCTGCTGAGCCGCCTCGCCGAGCAGGCGGTGGGCGGGCGTCCGCTGGTCGTCACCGGGGTGTCCGGCGTCGGCAAGTCGTCGCTGCTGCGCGCCGGTCTGCTCCCGGCTCTCGGCGGGGGCGCGCTGGGCGCGGAAGCGGCGGCCTGGCGGTGGGTTCTGACCAACCCGGGGGTACGCCCACTCGACGATCTCGTGGCCCGTCTGCACCGGCTGACCGTCCCGGACGACGGGCGTGAGCCGGAGACCGCCTCGGACGCCGCCGGCGAGCTGCTCCGGCAGGTCCGCGCGGAACCGGCCCGCCTCGGTGAGCTGGCGGCGAAGGCGGCCGCCGCCGGGCACCGCCCGGTGATCGTGGTGGACCAGTTCGAGGAGCTGTTCACCCAGTGCCCCGACCCGGTCGAGCGTCTGGCCTACGCGACCGCGCTGACCAGCGCGGCCCCGGCGCTCGTGGTGATCGCCGTCCGGTCCGACTTCTACCCGGCCTGCGCGGCGCTGCCGCCGCTGGCGAAGGTGCTGGCCGCCGGCCACCTGGTGCTCGGGCCGCTGGACAGCGACGCGGTCCGCCGGGCCGTGGTGGAACCGGCCGAGCACGCCGGCCTCACCGTCGAGCCGGGCCTGCCCGACCTGTTGCTGCACGACCTGGGCGCGGAGGGGCGGGACGGTTACGAGCCGGGCGCGCTGCCGCTGCTGGCGCACGCCCTGCGGGCCACCTGGGACCGGCGGGAGGGGATCCGGCTGACCGTGGCGGCGTACCGGGCCACCGGCGGGATCCGGCACGCGATCGCCGAGACCGCCGAGCGGATCTACCTGGACCTGCCGCCGGACGAGCGGGACCGGCTGCGCGACGCCCTGCTCGCCCTGGTCACTGTCACCGGTGACGGCGCCGCGGTGCGCCGGCGCGGCGAGCGGGCGGCCAGCGACTCCCGGGTGCTGCGCCGCCTGGTCAGGGCCCGCCTCGTCACGGTCGGCGCGGACACCGTGGAGATCAGCCACGAGGCGCTGCTGACCAGCTGGCCGCGGCTGGCCGGCTGGGTCGACGAGGCCCGCGAGGACCTGCTGCTGCGCCGGTCGGTCACCGAGGCCGCCCGGGACTGGGAACGCTCCGGCCGCGACCCGGACCTGCTGCCCCGCGGCTCCCGCCTGCTCGCCGCCCGGGAGCGGGTGCCGGCCGGCGACGGCGTGCCCCCGGTGGTGGGGGAGTACCTCGCGGCCGGTGGCGCCGCCGCCGACCGGGAGCAGGCGGAACAGCGGAAGGTCACCCGTCGGCTGCGGCGGCTCGCGGCCGGGCTGGCGGCGGCCCTGCTGCTCGCGGTCGGCGGCGGCCTCGTGGTGCTGGACCAGCGGGAGGAGGCCGAGGCCAGCGGCCGGGAGTCCCGCTCCCGGCAGTACGCGCTGGAAGCGCTGCGGGCCCTGGAACAGGACGAGACCCAGGCCGTGGGCAGGGCCCTCGACGCCTGGCGGGAGGCGCCCACCACGGAGGCCCGGAGCGCGCTGCTGTCCACCCAGATGGTCCGGTTCCGGGGGCGGCTGGGCAGCGGGCCGGGCGGCAGCGTGGTGGCGGTCAGCCCGGACGGTTCCCGGATCGCGGTCGGTGACACGCGCGGCACGGCCCAGCTCTGGGACACCGCCACCCTGTCCCCGGTCGGGGAGCCGCTGGGCTTCCCGAAAGCGGTCGCGGTGGCCGGGCTGGCGTTCTCCCCGGACGGCCGGTTCCTGGCCGGCGGCTCGTTCCAGTGGGATGGTCTGCGGATCTGGGAGGCGGCCACCGGCCGGCTGGCGCACGAGCTCGACGGCTGGGGGCCGGTGGCCTGGCTGCCCGGCACCGGCACCGTGCTGGCGAGCCGCCGCGAGGTCGTCGACGGCCAGTTCTCGCTGGGCCGGTGGGACGCGGAGAGCGGCACGGCCACCGGCACTCTCCCGGCCGGCCCGGTCACCGGCAACGACCTGGCGGTGAGCCCGGACGGCCGGTACCTGGCGGAGACCGACGTCGACCGGAAGACCGAGATCCGGCGGGTGTCCGACGGCCGGCTGATGACCACGCTGACCGGCGGCCTCGCCTACGTGGCCTTCGCCCCCGACGGCACGTTGGTGACCACCAGCGAGCAGGGCGACGTGATCCAGTGGGCGGTGCCGTCCGGGAAACGGCTGCGCGACCTCACCGCCGAGGCCGGCATGACCCCCGGGCCCGGCCGGGTCACCGTGACCCCGGACGGCACGGTGATCAGCACCGGCCTGCGGCGTACCGCGAGCCTGTACTCGCTGACCGGCGACGGGACCGGCGAGCTGGACACCGGCATCGGCGCCTTCGGCGGGGCCGCGACCTCGGCGAACGGCCAGATCGCGGTGGTCACCGGCCGGGACGCGCCGACGGTCGTGTTCCGCCGCCAGTCGAGCTGGCTGAACACCGACGGCGGCGTCCTCGACCTGGCGTTCTCCCCGGACGGCGCCCGGCTCGCGGCCGGCAGCGACACCGGCGAGGTCCGCGTCTGGGACACCGCCACCCGCGAGCTGATCACCGAGTTCGAGACCGGTGGCGAGCCGCGCGGCGTCGTCTACGGGGCCGGCGGCGTGCTCGCGGTGGCCACCACCACCGGTACGAGCTGGGGCCTGGAACTGTGGGACGACACCGGGAAACGGGAGCGGATCGTGCCGCTGAGCCGGGAGCCCAAGGACGCGGCCGTCACCGCGGACGGCAACCTTCTGGCGGTCGCGGTGGGCGCCTCCCTCGCCGATCCGGTCGACGCCAAGTTCGGTGCGGTGCATCTGTACGACCTCGGACAGCGCCGGGACCGGGGCGTGGTCGATCTGGGTGACCAGACGGCGTACGCGATCGCCTTCTCCGCCGACGGCACGGTCCTGCACACCGCCGGGCTGGCAGTGGACATCGGCTTCGACGACCAGCAGCGGACGTGGTCTGTGCTGCGGTCCTGGCGGGTGGACGGCCTGCGCGAGATCGGCGGGCAGTTCCTCGGCGACTATCAGCCGCTGGACCTCGCGATCGCCCCGGACGGGAACTCGATGGTGGTCACCGGGACCAGCCGGGTGCTCGACGTGCGCTCCGGCGACGGCAGCCGGTCACTGTGGACCTCGAAGCCGCAACTGGACCAGATCGAACGGATCGTGTTCGCGCCGGACGGGCGAACCCTCGCGGTCAACGGGGCGAACGGCGACGTCCAGCTGTGGGACACCCGGGACTGGTCGGTGGTGCGGTTGCAGGGCCACGGGGCAGCCGGAGTGGTCGGGCTGGCGTACACACCGGATGGACGGGTGCTGGCCAGCGGCGGGGCGGACACACTGGTGGGTGTCTGGCCGCTGGAGCCGGCGGTGGCCGTACGAAATCTGTGCATGATCGACGGTCCGCTGCGCCGCGCCGAAGGTGCGGAGGTCTCCCCGCTCTGCGCATGA
- a CDS encoding glycosyltransferase family 39 protein: protein MEVGRRPIAWWPVGLIAASAALLLLYTADGYGYHRDELCFRMLGEHPQWGYTDQPPFTPMLVRFGIELFGDDLWSIRVLPAVLLGLTAVVAAGIAREAGGGPIAQSLAATGILGTFPLTAAHVASTAATDLLVWLGVLLLVVRALLWERPRAWLGAGVVAGLGLYNKHLVILLLLCLGAGLLIAGPRSVLRSRHLWGGVALAVLVGLPNLIYQVLNGFPQAEMAAAIAENKGTESRILLLPMQIVLLTLPPVWIAGIVTLFRDPRLRRLRSIAVAYPLMLVLVLVTAGQPYYPLGLLLGLFALGAVPTERWVIGRGGRQALLAGGVIVSSVAGVTMSLPVIPAKDVAGSFPAAANSTIPDQIGWRQYVWQVAAVHADLDPVEQRKTVLFTGNYGEAGALDRFGPSLGLPEVYSGHNALYEFGPPPESKTIILAVLQAPPERANELIGGCVPKATLSNTLGVENEEVGARVYLCRRNEPWSTVWPRLQHYD from the coding sequence ATGGAGGTCGGTCGCAGGCCGATCGCGTGGTGGCCGGTCGGCCTGATCGCGGCGAGCGCCGCGCTGCTGCTGCTCTACACCGCCGACGGGTACGGCTACCACCGGGACGAGCTCTGCTTCCGCATGCTCGGCGAGCATCCACAGTGGGGCTACACCGACCAGCCGCCGTTCACGCCGATGCTGGTCCGGTTCGGGATCGAGCTGTTCGGCGACGACCTGTGGTCGATCCGGGTGCTCCCGGCCGTACTGCTCGGGCTCACCGCCGTCGTGGCCGCCGGGATCGCCCGGGAGGCCGGCGGCGGCCCGATCGCCCAGTCGCTCGCCGCCACCGGGATCCTCGGCACCTTCCCGCTCACCGCCGCACACGTCGCCTCGACCGCGGCCACCGACCTGCTGGTCTGGCTCGGCGTGCTGCTCCTCGTGGTGCGCGCCCTGCTCTGGGAACGGCCACGGGCCTGGCTCGGCGCGGGTGTGGTGGCCGGGCTCGGGCTCTACAACAAGCACCTGGTGATCCTGCTGCTGCTCTGCCTGGGCGCCGGGCTGCTGATCGCCGGGCCGCGGTCGGTGCTGCGCTCCCGGCATCTGTGGGGCGGCGTCGCGCTGGCCGTCCTGGTCGGCCTGCCGAACCTGATCTACCAGGTGCTCAACGGGTTCCCGCAGGCCGAGATGGCGGCCGCGATCGCCGAGAACAAGGGGACCGAGTCGCGGATCCTGCTGCTGCCGATGCAGATCGTCCTGCTCACCCTTCCTCCGGTGTGGATCGCCGGGATCGTCACGCTGTTCCGTGATCCCCGGCTGCGGCGCCTGCGGTCCATCGCCGTCGCCTATCCGCTGATGCTCGTTCTGGTGCTGGTCACCGCCGGGCAGCCGTACTATCCGCTCGGCCTGCTCCTCGGCCTGTTCGCGCTGGGCGCCGTGCCGACCGAGCGGTGGGTGATCGGGCGGGGCGGGCGGCAGGCGCTGCTCGCCGGCGGGGTGATCGTCTCCTCGGTGGCCGGCGTGACGATGTCGCTGCCGGTGATCCCCGCGAAGGACGTGGCCGGCTCGTTCCCGGCCGCCGCCAACTCGACCATCCCCGACCAGATCGGCTGGCGGCAGTACGTGTGGCAGGTCGCCGCCGTGCACGCCGACCTGGATCCGGTGGAGCAGCGCAAGACGGTGCTGTTCACCGGCAACTACGGCGAGGCCGGGGCGCTCGACCGGTTCGGGCCGTCACTGGGGCTGCCCGAGGTCTACAGCGGGCACAACGCGCTGTACGAGTTCGGCCCGCCGCCGGAGTCGAAGACGATCATCCTGGCCGTGCTGCAGGCCCCGCCGGAGCGGGCGAACGAGCTGATCGGCGGCTGCGTGCCCAAGGCCACCCTGAGCAACACGCTCGGCGTGGAGAACGAGGAGGTCGGCGCCCGCGTCTACCTCTGCCGCCGCAACGAGCCGTGGTCGACGGTCTGGCCCCGCCTCCAGCACTACGACTGA
- a CDS encoding 4'-phosphopantetheinyl transferase family protein, whose product MLDILLPPPVVTAVAYTDREDEPCFTGEEDMIATAVAGRRREFVTTRRCAREALAGIGVPAVPIRSGPRREPLWPSDVVGSLTHCAGFRGAAVARSGDLAGIGVDAEPHAPLPPRVIGAVTAPGDVEHLAELSGKDPSVHWDRLLFSAKESVYKAWFPLTGRWLGFEEAALTVDPAGGAFTARLLVDAPFPALRGRYLIGNGLVVTAVTVAHP is encoded by the coding sequence GTGCTGGACATCCTCCTCCCCCCGCCGGTGGTCACCGCCGTGGCGTACACCGACCGCGAGGACGAGCCGTGCTTCACGGGCGAGGAGGACATGATCGCCACGGCGGTCGCCGGCCGCCGCCGCGAGTTCGTCACCACCCGCCGCTGCGCCCGCGAGGCGCTGGCGGGCATCGGCGTGCCGGCCGTCCCGATCCGCAGCGGCCCCCGCCGGGAACCGCTCTGGCCGTCCGATGTGGTCGGCAGCCTCACCCACTGCGCCGGGTTCCGTGGCGCGGCCGTGGCCCGGTCCGGCGACCTGGCGGGCATCGGCGTCGACGCCGAGCCGCACGCCCCGCTGCCGCCCCGGGTGATCGGCGCGGTCACCGCCCCCGGCGACGTCGAGCACCTCGCCGAACTGTCCGGAAAGGACCCGTCGGTGCACTGGGACCGGCTGCTGTTCAGCGCCAAGGAGTCGGTCTACAAGGCGTGGTTCCCGCTGACCGGGCGGTGGCTCGGCTTCGAGGAGGCGGCCCTGACCGTCGACCCGGCCGGGGGCGCCTTCACGGCCCGGCTGCTGGTGGACGCGCCGTTCCCGGCCCTGCGCGGCCGCTACCTGATCGGGAACGGGCTGGTCGTGACCGCGGTGACCGTCGCCCACCCCTGA
- a CDS encoding glycogen/starch/alpha-glucan phosphorylase has protein sequence MDLRQGIGPRRPGKTADEFQQDLLSNLFYRRGTTVESASARDAYETLSLTVRDRLAERRSRTAAAHFATNPRWVYYLSAEYLLGAQLEQNLLYSDTGDLAAEAVKTLGFSLEELEDLDIEPGLGNGGLGRLAACLVDSMATRDIPAVGYGIRYDFGIFHQIITEEGQTERPDDWAFHGNPWEFPAPDDRQTVGFYGHTEPIPGERTRKRWVPGEIVLGEPSHMLVPGYGTETVNIVRLWRARGSEASFDLSRFSAGQYAEAVQEAVRAENISKVLYPDDSTELGRELRLKQQYFLVSCSLRDIIRRFRLRNEGWAEFADKTVIQLNDTHPTIAIAELMRLLVDEYEVEWEEAWSITRRTFAYTCHTLLPEALETWPVHMFERLLPRHLEIIYLINMLFLREVEARFPGDHDRVRRMSIIGEEPERRVRMAHLAVVGTEAVNGVAELHSKLLRETVLNDFAELWPAKFQNVTNGVSPRRFVRIANPRLSDLITEGLGGNDWLGDLERLAGLEALAGDASFLERWRAIKRANKVDLAVGDPDSLTDVMIKRFHEYKRQQLKLLHVIAMYHRIRADPGADWVPRTVLFAGKAAPAYHAAKEIIRLIATIAARIAADPVVSPYLKVVFPENYNVTLAERIIPAADLSEQISLAGKEASGTGNMKLALNGAVTIGTLDGANIEIRARVGAENFFLFGMDAYQAANAHQQGYSPWAYYEGDGELRAALDTLRAGTFGEAGQRVAGSLLGRDEYLTLADFRSYVESQDEVDQAWRDPQRWARMSVLNTAHSGFFSSDRTVSDYAARIWRVTPVPVPKEG, from the coding sequence ATGGATCTTCGACAGGGCATCGGTCCGCGCCGACCGGGCAAGACCGCCGATGAGTTCCAGCAGGACCTGTTGAGCAACCTCTTCTACCGGCGTGGCACGACGGTCGAGTCGGCGAGCGCACGCGACGCGTACGAGACGCTCTCCCTCACCGTGCGGGACCGGCTCGCCGAACGGCGGTCCCGGACCGCGGCCGCGCACTTCGCCACCAACCCCAGATGGGTCTACTACCTCTCCGCGGAGTACCTTCTCGGCGCCCAGCTGGAGCAGAACCTGCTCTACTCCGACACCGGCGACCTGGCCGCCGAGGCGGTCAAGACCCTCGGCTTCAGCCTGGAGGAGCTGGAGGACCTGGACATCGAACCGGGCCTCGGCAACGGCGGCCTGGGCCGTCTCGCCGCCTGCCTGGTCGACTCGATGGCCACCCGGGACATCCCGGCGGTCGGCTACGGCATCCGCTACGACTTCGGCATCTTCCACCAGATCATCACCGAGGAGGGGCAGACCGAGCGCCCCGACGACTGGGCCTTCCACGGCAACCCGTGGGAGTTCCCGGCCCCCGACGACCGGCAGACCGTCGGCTTCTACGGGCACACCGAGCCGATCCCCGGCGAGCGGACCCGCAAGCGCTGGGTGCCCGGGGAGATCGTGCTCGGCGAGCCCAGCCACATGCTGGTCCCCGGCTACGGCACCGAGACGGTCAACATCGTCCGGCTGTGGCGGGCCCGGGGCAGTGAGGCGTCCTTCGACCTGAGCCGCTTCTCCGCCGGCCAGTACGCCGAGGCCGTCCAGGAGGCGGTGCGCGCCGAGAACATCAGCAAGGTCCTCTACCCCGACGACAGCACCGAGCTGGGCCGCGAGCTGCGGCTCAAGCAGCAGTACTTCCTGGTCTCCTGCTCACTGCGGGACATCATCCGGCGGTTCCGGCTGCGCAACGAGGGCTGGGCCGAGTTCGCCGACAAGACCGTCATCCAGCTCAACGACACCCACCCGACGATCGCCATCGCCGAGCTGATGCGGCTGCTCGTCGACGAGTACGAGGTGGAGTGGGAGGAGGCCTGGTCGATCACCCGGCGGACGTTCGCGTACACCTGCCACACCCTGCTGCCGGAGGCGCTGGAGACGTGGCCGGTGCACATGTTCGAGCGGCTGCTCCCCCGGCACCTGGAGATCATCTACCTGATCAACATGCTGTTCCTACGGGAGGTCGAGGCCCGGTTCCCGGGTGACCACGACCGGGTGCGCCGCATGTCGATCATCGGCGAGGAGCCGGAGCGCCGGGTCCGGATGGCACACCTCGCGGTGGTCGGCACCGAGGCCGTCAACGGCGTCGCCGAACTGCACTCCAAGCTGCTGCGCGAGACCGTGCTCAACGACTTCGCCGAGCTGTGGCCGGCCAAGTTCCAGAACGTCACGAACGGCGTCTCACCCCGCCGGTTCGTCAGGATCGCCAACCCGCGGCTCTCCGACCTGATCACCGAAGGGCTCGGCGGCAACGACTGGCTCGGCGACCTGGAACGGCTCGCCGGGCTGGAGGCGCTCGCCGGCGACGCGTCGTTCCTGGAGCGCTGGCGGGCGATCAAGCGGGCCAACAAGGTCGACCTGGCGGTCGGCGACCCGGACTCGCTCACCGACGTGATGATCAAGCGGTTCCACGAGTACAAGCGGCAGCAGCTCAAACTGCTGCACGTGATCGCCATGTACCACCGGATCCGCGCCGATCCCGGCGCCGACTGGGTGCCACGTACCGTGCTGTTCGCCGGGAAGGCGGCGCCCGCCTACCACGCGGCCAAGGAGATCATCCGGCTGATCGCCACGATCGCGGCCCGGATCGCCGCGGACCCGGTCGTCTCCCCGTACCTCAAGGTGGTGTTCCCGGAGAACTACAACGTCACCCTGGCCGAGCGCATCATCCCCGCCGCCGACCTGAGCGAGCAGATCTCGCTGGCCGGCAAGGAGGCGTCCGGCACCGGCAACATGAAACTGGCCCTCAACGGCGCGGTCACCATCGGCACGCTGGACGGCGCCAACATCGAGATCCGGGCGCGGGTCGGCGCGGAGAACTTCTTCCTCTTCGGCATGGACGCGTACCAGGCCGCCAACGCCCACCAGCAGGGGTACAGCCCGTGGGCCTACTACGAGGGCGACGGCGAGCTGCGGGCCGCCCTCGACACCCTGCGCGCCGGCACGTTCGGCGAGGCGGGCCAGCGGGTCGCCGGCTCCCTGCTGGGCCGCGACGAGTACCTCACGCTCGCCGACTTCCGCTCCTACGTGGAAAGTCAGGACGAGGTCGACCAGGCCTGGCGCGACCCGCAGCGGTGGGCGCGCATGTCGGTCCTCAACACGGCACACAGCGGCTTCTTCAGCTCCGACCGCACGGTCTCCGACTACGCGGCCCGCATCTGGCGGGTCACCCCGGTCCCGGTCCCGAAGGAAGGCTGA
- a CDS encoding SigE family RNA polymerase sigma factor codes for MRDDAFRAYFERHHASLSRLAYLMTGESQVADDLAADALTEVWRHWDRVNAADDPVAYGHGIVMNLSRQWVRRRGRERLLSFGSLRHGRDTDVPAVVDVRGALRLLPHRRRACVVLRYAFDLPEREVAAILDISVGAVKSATSRGARQLAELLGDHFRIDGWEAAR; via the coding sequence GTGCGCGACGACGCGTTCCGCGCGTATTTCGAGCGGCATCACGCCTCGCTGTCGCGTCTGGCGTACCTGATGACCGGCGAGTCCCAGGTGGCCGACGATCTGGCCGCCGACGCGCTGACCGAGGTGTGGCGGCACTGGGACCGGGTGAACGCGGCCGACGACCCGGTGGCGTACGGCCACGGCATCGTGATGAACCTGTCCCGCCAGTGGGTGCGCCGGCGCGGCCGGGAACGCCTGCTGTCGTTCGGGTCACTGCGCCACGGCCGGGACACCGACGTGCCGGCCGTCGTCGACGTGCGGGGAGCGCTGCGCCTGCTGCCCCACCGGCGGCGGGCCTGCGTGGTCCTGCGGTACGCCTTCGACCTGCCGGAACGCGAGGTGGCCGCGATCCTCGACATCTCCGTCGGCGCCGTGAAGAGCGCGACCTCCCGGGGCGCGCGACAACTTGCCGAGCTATTGGGCGACCATTTCCGCATCGACGGCTGGGAGGCGGCGCGATGA
- a CDS encoding DUF6282 family protein gives MSEPSTAARELVAGAYDTHVHVAPDVMDRRIDDLGLAHRCLAVGLAGFVLKSHYVTTAERAAVVRAAVPGVDVLGAITLNGSMGGMNPAAVEIAGRLGARIVWMPTVDSRNQRTSTAGDLPGAKPAMWGALQADLHAQGIVPDIVEVLSPDGRVLEPVRRVLRVIARHDMVLATGHLAAAEIIAVVLAAREEGVRRIVVTHPEFTSQRLPAADQIRLASLGALLERCFTTPHTGKVSWDDMIATIRAVGPEYSVLSSDLGQPFNPPVEDGLALFADRLLGAGFTEAEIHTMAVANSRFIAT, from the coding sequence GTGTCCGAGCCGTCCACCGCCGCCCGTGAACTGGTCGCCGGGGCCTACGACACCCACGTGCACGTGGCGCCCGACGTGATGGACCGCCGCATCGACGATCTCGGCCTGGCCCACCGCTGTCTGGCGGTGGGCCTCGCCGGTTTCGTGCTCAAATCGCACTATGTCACCACGGCCGAGCGCGCCGCCGTGGTGCGCGCGGCCGTCCCCGGCGTCGACGTGCTCGGTGCCATCACCCTGAACGGCTCGATGGGCGGCATGAACCCGGCCGCCGTCGAGATCGCCGGCCGCCTCGGCGCCCGCATCGTCTGGATGCCCACGGTCGACTCACGCAACCAGCGCACCAGCACCGCCGGCGACCTGCCCGGCGCGAAACCGGCCATGTGGGGCGCCCTCCAGGCCGACCTGCACGCCCAGGGCATCGTCCCGGACATCGTCGAGGTGCTCTCCCCCGACGGCCGGGTCCTCGAACCGGTCCGCCGGGTGCTCCGGGTGATCGCCCGGCACGACATGGTCCTGGCCACCGGCCACCTCGCCGCCGCCGAGATCATCGCCGTGGTGCTGGCCGCCCGCGAGGAGGGCGTCCGGCGCATCGTCGTCACCCACCCCGAGTTCACCTCGCAGCGCCTCCCCGCGGCCGACCAGATCCGGCTGGCCTCACTCGGCGCCCTCCTGGAGCGCTGCTTCACCACCCCGCACACCGGCAAGGTCTCCTGGGACGACATGATCGCCACCATCCGCGCCGTCGGGCCGGAGTACTCGGTGCTCTCCAGCGACCTGGGCCAGCCCTTCAACCCGCCGGTCGAGGACGGGCTCGCCCTCTTCGCCGACCGCCTGCTCGGCGCGGGCTTCACCGAGGCCGAGATCCACACCATGGCCGTCGCCAACTCACGCTTCATCGCCACATGA